The genomic stretch TGTATGTCTCCTGTAACCCAGCAACCTTAGCTCGAGATGCGGCCAAATTGGATGAATTAGGATATACTTGCCACAGCGCGGGAGTAATGGATATGTTCCCGCAGACCAGCCATGTTGAAGCGATGGCGTTGTTCATTAAGAGATAAATTATGGAAAGCCGTGATTCATTTAAAAGCCAACAATATAGCAACATTAATCTTGCTGATTGGCTTGATCATCTCGTTATTTTGCGCAAAGGACTGGATAGCAATCCTATTCGCCAGGCAGCTAGCTTAGCTCAAGTCACTGGAATTTCCCAAGCCACCCCTCATGGCGAGTCTTCTTTTCTTCATGGATTAGTCATGGCAGAAAATCTCGCAGAATTAGGACTCGATGATGAAACGATTATTGCAGGTTTACTATTCCCTGTTGTGCATTACGCTCATGTCAGTTTGGATGACGTAGAAGAGCAATTTGGTATTGGGATACGCAAATTAATTAAAGGTACCGAGCAGATGGATGCGATTCATATTTCGCATGGCCGTCTTACTCAAAGTGCTTTGTTCACGAGCAGTATCGATAATTTACGAAAAATGCTCCTTGCCATGGTTGATGATGTTCGTGTTGTATTGATAAAACTGGTGGAACGTCTCGCTGTTCTTCGTCATGTCGCTATATTAGGTGATCGCGAACGTAAACGTGTTGCACAAGAAACAATGGATATCTACGCCCCATTGGCAAATCGATTAGGTGTGGGGCAAATCAAATGGCAATTGGAAGATTACGCATTTCGATATTTGGAGCCAGAACGCTACAAAGAAATTGCTGAGTCTTTAGAAATGAGGCAGGAAGAGCGTGAAAATTTTGTTCAGGAAGTTCGCTCTGAAATAGAAACAGCCCTAAAATCAGAGGGGATATCACACTACGAAATTACAGGTCGTTCTAAACATATTTATAGTATTGCAAAAAAAATGGAACGTAAAAAAGTACCTTTCGATGAAATTTACGATGTCACAGCACTGAGATTATTGGTGCCAACAGTAGAAGATTGTTATAAAATATTAAGTACTGTTCATGCGAAATGGCATCATATTAAAAAAGAATTTGATGATTATATTGTAAAGCCAAAACCAAATGGATATCGATCAATTCATACTGCAATTATAGGTCCTGGCGCGCGAAATGTTGAAATTCAAATTCGAACTTATGCCATGCATGAGGAATCTGAACTAGGTGTTGCGGCTCATTGGGTGTATAAAGAAGGTGGAAAAAATTCTAAAGCAGGCTATGATGCGAAAATAGCATGGCTTCGTAATTTGATTGATTGGCAAAAAGAAATTGTAAGAAGTGGAGAACAGGAAAAAGAAGCCTACTCTCATATTTTTGATGATCGAGTTTATGTTTTTACTCCCAATGGCGATGTGTTAGATTTTCCTCGAGGTTCTACGCCGCTCGATTTTGCGTACAATATTCATACTGATATTGGGCATCGATGTCGCGGAGCTAAAGTGAACGATGTGATGGTGTCATTAAATTATCAGCTGGAGATGGGTGATAAAGTTGAAGTTTTAACCGGAAAAGAGCCTCATCCGAGTCGTGATTGGTTAAGTGCGCAACGAGGTTATTTGATGACACCTCGAGCAAAAGCAAAAGTGCATCACTGGTTTAGAATTCAAGATTATGACAAGAATAAAGTTGCGGGCGCTGATTTGTTTGATAAAGAAGCCCGGCGAGGAAAAGAAAAATTACATTTGACTCAAACAGTTCTTGAGAAATTTAATTTTCATAATAAAGATGATTTGTTTTCGGCATTGGGCCATGGTGATTTAAGTATCGGTGCAGTTATTAGTGCAATTCTTGCTGAACGTCATGGTGAACAATTGCACACAATTGCGCCAGCTGTCATAGAAAAAAAACGGCCTATAAAGAAAGCCCTCACGAATTCAGCAATTGAAATTTCTGGTGTGAGTAATTTATTAACGCATTATGCACGCTGTTGTAAACCTGTTCCAGGTGATTTAATTATTGGATATGTCACACTAGGTCATGGTGTTTCAATTCATCGACAAGATTGTCAAAATGTGAGTGATAAAAATGACTTGAATCCTGATCGTTTAATTGAAGTGAATTGGGGTGATACTGCTGAAGTTCAATATTCAATTGATCTGAGCATATTGGCAAATAATAATTCTGATGTCTTGGGAAATATCTCGTCGTATTTAGCCAATGAAAAAATAGCTTTGCACTCATTAACAAGTCAGATTGATAAAAAAGATCATACAATGATAATTCAGTTAACGATTGAGTTATCCTCAACTATAACGCTGTCTAAAGTTATTGCTCGACTTGGGCAGCTACCGAATATATTAGAAGTGAGTCGACGTTGATGGCGTCCCCAAGGGGATTCGAACCCCTGTTATCGCCGTGAAAGGGCGGTGTCCTAGGCCTCTAGACGATGGGGACGTCTGTGAGCTGGAAATCGTAGCAAAACAAATTATCAATAGCAAGGATATCCCTCGCATTAGACGAAATTTGAATCAAGCGCCAGTGAATACTGGTTATTGAGTAACCAAAATGCTTAACCAGGAGATGCTGAGGTATTGGTGGAGCTAGGCGGGATCGAACCGCCGACCTCTTGCATGCCATGCAAGCGCTCTCCCAGCTGAGCTATAGCCCCGAACTATGAAGTAATCGGATGAACATTCTAATAGGCATTAGCGGTGTGGGTCAATCCAAACGAGAGGCTAGGCCGGATTCTCTTATCATTATCTCTCTGCTATACTGTGCCTTATGCAGAATCTAGCATTAAACAAGGAGTGTATTATGTATCAATTCAGATGGTTACCAATTCTTATGCTGTTGGGCAGTATAGTGGGTTGCTGTGAGAGTTATGAAGTGACTCCATGCGGTCCTCCGACTGCAAGATTGGTGGACGTCAATTCTGAGCGAGGAGACGCTTGGGGAAGAAATTATTATAATTATCGTAGCCATGAATTACATCCGGACCATTTAAGACGTTATGATTATCATCCTCGCATGCTGCATAGGTTTGTTCAGGATGAAGAAAAAGGGTAGTTATTCGCCAGAGGATGTAAACGTCCATATTTAGCCCATCTTGGGTGGAAAAATTGATTTTAAAATCCTCATTTATCAAGAGTAAACTCCGGTTTTAAAATCAATTTTTCCACCCAACCTGGACAAAATCTGAACGTTTTAGCCATTTCAGAATGGTTAAGAAAAAGGGTAGCTATTTGCCTACTTGTTTAAGCTGATTCTCACGCAGCCTTTCACAAAATGATTTTTATCTGAAAATTGTCTGTCAGGAATTGTCTGTCCATTAAATTGAATGAGCGCAGGATCACCTTCTGCCATCGCAGTGCTGGGCAGAATTCCCTGTGCACTATAGGTTTCCGTATGGAAAAATTCGGCTTTGATTAATTTGGACAGCTCAGAGACAGGAATGCCGTCAATAACGAGATCAACTTTTTCTAACACTTTACAAAAAATTCGAATTAATTCTTTCAGTTCCACCAAATCGTCCATAACACTGTATGGATTATAGAAGGCTCCACTTATGACGGTAGGGCATTGTAATGAATAATAAACGGGAGATGGGTTTTGTGATTTGATGTCGAATATAGTTGGCGTCATTACTGTAGGATAATATTTTTTTAATTTATAATCTTCGATATAAATTTTTTGAATATTTTCTACAGGTGCAAAACGATCGTCAGAAGAATTAGGTTTCATTGCAGGAAGTACACCGATGGCAATATAAAAAATTTGTTGCACAGTATCAAGTAGATAAATATTAATTTTTTTACCAGAATTGATAACGCTTTGAAAAAATTCAAACCAAATACTATCCATTAATGGCGTGATCCGACCCGCT from Gammaproteobacteria bacterium encodes the following:
- the relA gene encoding GTP diphosphokinase — protein: MESRDSFKSQQYSNINLADWLDHLVILRKGLDSNPIRQAASLAQVTGISQATPHGESSFLHGLVMAENLAELGLDDETIIAGLLFPVVHYAHVSLDDVEEQFGIGIRKLIKGTEQMDAIHISHGRLTQSALFTSSIDNLRKMLLAMVDDVRVVLIKLVERLAVLRHVAILGDRERKRVAQETMDIYAPLANRLGVGQIKWQLEDYAFRYLEPERYKEIAESLEMRQEERENFVQEVRSEIETALKSEGISHYEITGRSKHIYSIAKKMERKKVPFDEIYDVTALRLLVPTVEDCYKILSTVHAKWHHIKKEFDDYIVKPKPNGYRSIHTAIIGPGARNVEIQIRTYAMHEESELGVAAHWVYKEGGKNSKAGYDAKIAWLRNLIDWQKEIVRSGEQEKEAYSHIFDDRVYVFTPNGDVLDFPRGSTPLDFAYNIHTDIGHRCRGAKVNDVMVSLNYQLEMGDKVEVLTGKEPHPSRDWLSAQRGYLMTPRAKAKVHHWFRIQDYDKNKVAGADLFDKEARRGKEKLHLTQTVLEKFNFHNKDDLFSALGHGDLSIGAVISAILAERHGEQLHTIAPAVIEKKRPIKKALTNSAIEISGVSNLLTHYARCCKPVPGDLIIGYVTLGHGVSIHRQDCQNVSDKNDLNPDRLIEVNWGDTAEVQYSIDLSILANNNSDVLGNISSYLANEKIALHSLTSQIDKKDHTMIIQLTIELSSTITLSKVIARLGQLPNILEVSRR